ATACAGTATTGCAAAACAAACTGCAGAGTAAATGTGGAAGTCAAATACAAGATCTCTGTCAGTTCAAGATCCCACCTCTTTATCAAAAATGCGATTTTACTCAGTCAAGAAGTACACTGTAACttaaaatgtcactttaggtaaaacttttaagttgaattaagtGTTACCAGTTGtgccaactttttttttactctttacagtttaagttaattcaacttttcAGTGTATCTAAGTAAAattaaagtataaaatattGTTATTAATGCACataattgttaaaaaaatatttactccTATTTGTTcttaacattcatttaaaacctaatacagaatatttaaaacaatgtattaagcaatatataaaacatatttacgTTCAGGTTTTCTGCAGATGACGTTCAGTCGCTGATGACCAACACTTCAATTAAACCTCTCGGAGCAACACTCGTGGATTTATGAGAGATTGAGACGCGAGCACCAGCACGTTCTAGGTTGTGACGTAGCCTAGAAGTTTCAGTAATAATGACTAACAGGATATGTAAAAGAGAAGTTCAGTATTACGCACCCCTTCTCTTCTTAAGAGAGTTTTTTTAATCAAGTATCAAACCGTAGTGAGCTGCCTACCTAGAAAACGTTTTAGGCATCATATGCGCATGTATTCGCCTGTGATGCCGTCTCTGTAGGCAGCTCGTGAGGCATTAAGACACGCGCCCCTGTGAATTACCTTCTTTGGTACTCGGGCGTTTTTCACGAGAATTAGAGAGGATGAAAGAATCGCCCGTTTGTTCATCTCACGCAGAATCCCACCGGATTCATTACAGCATCCACAGTTCTGAGTGAACTCTCGGATACAATGAATCACTTATTGTTGTCATGTGAGTGCTGCTGTGTGCGACTGGcgtgtttttgtttgtaaacaaaTAGTCTTCTCTTTCGAGAGCATTTTGCGGGGTTTGCTGGTACTTGTGATCCACTTATAAAAGGAAAATTTTAGAAATTTGTGACGTTCACATATGAATGCACATactcaaaaaataaaatcactgtaacactttacaataaggttgtatttgttaacaatttgttaatgcatttacaATATCAGTAAACAAtatttctacagcatttattaatcttagttcatgttaattttggCTGTtgacattagttaatgcactgtgtaCTGACATTAACTAACTTTACCAAGAATTTGTAAATTGTGAAAAACTAGGCTATATTGTTAACATGTTCACATTGTTGTAACATTGTTGTAacattgttcatgttagttaatgcatttactaatacaaccttattgttaagtgttaccaaaatcACTAATAACTGAATTGGTGACTTGCATTTGCTGATCGGTGGTATTAAATGATTTAAAGTGTAAtttattacataaatacagttgTGCTCATAAGTTTACATACCGTTGCagaatgtaatatttttttgatttaaagttttgttcAGGGTCATTTGGATAATTTCTGTTGccatatgatttaaaaagagtGCACACAGTTGACTGATAATAAATGGCTTCAGCCAAACCCTAACCATGAGTGAAAGAATCATTCATATTCTCTGAAAAAATGTAGTCCTGATCAATGTTTAATGGTCTGTATACACAAGTTTTTTGTCGGATATTTGAGAAATCTTACCCTCAGGTAGACCTGTTGCCATTTTCATATATAAAGTAATTTGACCGTGGTTCatgatttatgaacaatttgaGCTAGGCTTACATAAAACGTCTTCAGATGttggttttaaatgttttttaaagattATCTTTTTATGATCTGTCTCTGTTTTTTGAAATCAGGCAAGAGGAACTGAATGAAACACATTCTGAGAACAGAGATGAGCTTTGTCATTGCAGGGTCACTCCTCTGTTTTATCATTACAACTAAGCATTTCCATGCAGTCTTTATGATAagacttttaaataaattaaacttttaccCAAAGTTTTATACCGCTCTGATATATCAGATTTCAATATTAGGTAGTATAAATACCCACACAAGGTCTCtgttaaaatgtgcaaaaactAATTTCTAAAACATGTTATTTTTCATAATGCAGCTGTCATTATAGTTTCTCTGAGATTTTCTATTTCAAGTTTTGACTGCAAACACAGGAATTGCTGTGATCAAAAATCTATCCCCCTCAAGACAAATGCTTAAGAGAACCCTTTTCATTTTTAGCAGTTGCGGCCAGTGACTTAATGATAATAACTACTGCCCTGTGACCTGAGATTACCACACTTCCTTTCAAGTTGAGACACCTCTGATGAATGACCAAACGAAATAGCTAACTTTTGCATCAGACATTaatgaaaaaattatttataggTTCTTCTGTGCAACGGCTATTTTGTCACCAAGTACTATATTGACTTAAATAGTTTGTTAAAAATCAAtaatcataattttctcatcctcaagtttttttttatgcaaGCACACAGCTTGTAACCactgacttccacagtaggaaaacaaatataatggaagtattgtgatcaatgatgaagaagatattttgataaatgatggtaagcacacagttgacggtactcattgaattccattgtatttgtttttcctactttgGAAGTAGCACAAATTATCTTCTTATGttcatcaaaaataaaaaacagatttttggaaatgataaatgtttgggtgaactatccctttaatacttATATAAGTAATCTTGAATACAATGTAATTCACAGTAACTGAAAAAATGTTACTctactgccacctgctgttttAAATGTGCAATGATCAACAGCATGATTGATACATACAGCGTCAATGATAAAGCTGTTCCCCACATATAAAGCCAGAAATAAAAATCCATCATCATTGTTGAAACTGTGCGTATTTATTTTGCAATTTGCAAAAGTAAGATGTAGAGTGACACAGAATATGTTATGACCTTACATTAATGAAGGTTAAAAGGTCATATGCCATTTTAAGTCCCACTCTGAATGACCTTCTATCCTCCAGCCTTTAAACCAATAACCAAGATACCATCAAAGCGGGATAATATATTATGAGGTACTCTACAAAACGCAGATTGTTCATGGGATGTGGGTTACATCAAGCACTCAGATCTTGCCAGGGAAGTTTCCATCCTGAACTTGTGAATCCCATTTCTCAACCTGAAGAACAGAGAGAACAAAAGGCAAGAAAACATGTTAGTATGTTAGACATTAATTCCAGCAGACTTTCACATTACTTTGTCATCATAGCATGTCATAATGAATAGGTCTATGTTGTATTATAACAGCAAGTGAATGGGAAATGCTGTGACTTGTTCAGGATTTTGCAATTTTAGTCAACATACTTTAGTTTACATCATAAGCAGTTTCTTTAATTGAACCAAGCTGCTTATCTGCACTGCTAAATGCTATAAGCAAGGACCATTATACTATCATGATCAAAATGGAAGACCCCTGCTGGCCAAAGTTGGTATAGAAAGCTCAGGATTAGAGTGAATATAAAAGGTAAGACAATATGACGCTCTGATTAATGAAAACAGTATTAATGACAACGTTCAGATCAGAAAGGTGAGACCCATGAGAAACTTTTGTCTGGGTAAAAGTAATAAAGAACGTAAAATAAGGATGAACTTTAGGTTAGTAATGTATTCTGACTAGGCATAACGTTTTCCCAATTTGGACtatgggtgcatcccaattcaggggctgcgTCCTCCGAAGGCCGTATTTGAAGGCCAACGATGTCACCGGGCTGCGACAAAGtctgtcccaattcgaaggccCCTTCACACGCTTCCTCCAAATACGTTTTCCCTGAAACCAAGGATCCATAGAGCCAGGGATTCCACGATTCAATACTATTGGGTATTTTAATCTGCATCATATTTTccaatataatataaaacacgtaAAACATCTGGCTCcacgtttatttaaaaaatctgaaagGTCTCAGCTGTGGTGTCCCGATGACAAGCGTGGTGGGTGGAAACAGCAAGTGACACAACTCCCCCGTAGGCTataccgtctcatttcagttcgcTTTGTATACTTtgtggaggctgcagccttcaaaAACAGAGTCTTGCCCTCAAAGTCCATGTACCTGAATTTGGGTGCaccataatttaaataaagcaaGAATTAAAGGGTGATAAAGTAGAagtaacttttttgtttttggcGGACCACCATGAGCATAGTTGTCCTAACTGAGATGATGTTGGCTATGCAATTATTTGCTTACAATTTTGTACATCTGATCTACTGTCTGCATTTATTCTTTAATGGAACGGAATATTTTCATCAGAGAAAATAAGAAATGTATCTGTATATACCTAAACTGTTGGAGCATTAGCATATAAATGTCTGTAGCGGACATGCGCACTGAAACCAGAACTGGAAACATTAAGAAGCATATAgtataaaaatgcattttttatttaaatgattgaCAGTGTTTCAGACAAACACGTTCTCATTGCAATGATCTTACCCAGCTCATAGGGCACAGACTCTTGTAGACTCTCTGATACCATTCGCAAGGAGAAGTTTCCTGCCCTTTGCTTGACAAAGCCTTACTACAACGGTGGAAGTCTGAAATGGAGAGagacaaatgttttaaatagttttataaaaaaaaatttatataacaGTTTGTTGCAGCAGACCTACAAGTACAATGCTGCTCTACTGCAATTTTAACCCTTTCAATAACACAAACCGAGGTTGTTTCAAGGGAACATTGCAATCATTATACTATTGGTAGAAAAACATCTGCTAAAAAGCAGCTGGATGTCATATTTATGTTAAAAAAGTAAGATATTCTGTCCTGCACATAAACTCTAAAGATAGCCAGGTACACACAAAGTCGATGGTTGGCCTTAGGGTAGGTATTGAGTTTGGTATCTGGCATTATAAGGCTTCATTATTGTTATAAATCTGGCTTCATATGCGACCTTGCCTgtgaaacccagctaaagtcatttttttgtgatttgttgtttttttacataaaaataaatcatccTTAATAATGTGAAGAACACTaggtaaaaatataaccttgatatcttaaatATTGATTCAGGTCATGTCAAATGTGTAAAAAttatgctcctaatctcataattcatcagactttagcctggatttcacagtcAGGTTTACTGGCAAAACAAACCTTTCTGGCATACTTACCAAGGTAGTTCTGATAACAGTTTCGTGTCTGGTTGGTATTTGGAAACCGTGAATCGAATGGAGCCGTTCTGTAGTTCTTGATCTTCTCATCAATGACATCTGCCATCTTGAATCAGATATAATGGATCTGCAAATcatataataaacaataacaCATCAGACCTATTATCACAGCATATAATACACACCCTTGCTTTATCTGTCTCAGTTGTCTTCGCAGGCTTATTGTCAATCAAATAATAAACCAGAtcgtttaaaataaaatattaaatttctGTTACAGTCTCAATAATAGATTCGGCTTAATAATGCCAGTCAGGTGTTTATTATACTAGTAGGCTGTATAATGTTAAACCCGAACCGCTATAAACCTCagaatttaaacacttttaacttccaacaattaatttttaattttaggGACCAGTGATCGTAAAAATctagtttattttatatttaaaatggtTGTCATATCTATATCTAGCAACATAACCTTGATATAACCGGCTAAACTAGCATGTTTGCTAGCTAGCTCGCTAGCCGTCTAGTTTGAATGAGCCTTTTGCCGTAACAACATTGTTGATAATTACATTTCGGAACAGAGTAACGTTAAACATCATACATTCAAAAACCTTTATACTACACCAATCATTTCACGACACCATAAACTAAACGAATAAAAACAACGAGGCCTACCTTTAGCTGTGTCCTTACAGTAACGTCCTCACGAAAGACTTTCTAAGCGCAATGAATTATGGGAAGAGAGAACTGATGTGGGCTGGACACCAGGAAGAGGTGAGGAGGGGCTTATAGATTGATAAATATATTATGTATgttaatatgtgtgtgtgtgttcctgTTGTGTTTACTGTGTGATCTCTCTCTTAGTCAGATATTTTCTGAGGGAGGAAGACATTACTCTTAGCGACAGCTTCCTACACAGACATCCATACTATGTTTACATCCATCTCATTAGTGTGACTTGTACTGCGTGGGCTAAAACGTTTTTatatctctgtgttattattaagtattttttaaatgttttataaacagTTGCACATGTGTGCAGTTGTGGGATGTTTGAAAAGGTTTTTGTAGTGCTTTTGAGGCATCCACTTATCACGTGACTTCGATTCCACTTTTGCTGCTGTAGGTGGCTGCAAGGGTATCTGCCCTTTTTCTTGGTAATAGGGTATTAAACTGATGACAAACGGATTTTGACATTTACCAATATAGAAAAGGCGGAGTAGACACTAGAAAGCACAATATGGAGCACAAAATAATGTATGTGGTTAAACTATATATAAACTGAACTAATTAGGGTTTCCACATTGCCTACAGACTTTTGGCTCCAACTTTCGATGGTCCACCCACTGTTCTGACTATCAAGAGCTATGGGAAAGGCCTACACCATTGGGAACAATCTATACCTTACACGCAACATGGTATGTCCCTTCATCTTTTAATATGTAATAATCATTCTTCtaaatttatttttgaataGTTACCTATTGGCGTGTATtgttttgattaattatatACTTGCTTATTGTTGTTTTGATCATTACagcattaaatatatataaactacTTTTATTTGTTATTGACTTCTTTGCTAAACTTAGAAGACAACTGTAATGACTGTCCTCTGCCTTTGCAGGGCACTGCTGACTACCAAACCACCATGTCCTTACCCTGTTAGAGGTAACAGTTGGTGCTGAAGTCTAAGATATGCTGTAATGAATCTGCACATACAGCCAAAGTAGGCATACACGACTGAATGCAGACTTATTAAATTCATGCACATTGCCTCTGAGCAGAGCCAGGAAAGGCTTTCACTAACATGCTAAAAACAAACATGGAGGAAAAAGTCTGAATGACGCACAGGAGCATTCACAGTCTTCTGTCAGTGCTTCCTGTTTTAATTTACAGTACAACTGAACTCAAAGCttttggctcagtttttggTTTACCATTTtactacttaaagggatagttcacccaaaaaataaaaattctgtcatcatttactttacAGGTTGTTACAAATCCGCATTAATTtcgttgttctgatgaacacaaaggaagatattttgagaaatgtttgtaaccaaaccattcgtggaccccatttacttccatagtattcttttttcctactgtggaagtgaatggggtccacgaatggtttagttacaaacatttctcaaaatatcttcctttctgttcatcagaacaaagaaatgtatataggTTTGTAATAACGTGagggtgagaaaattatgacagaattttcatttttgggtgaactattcctttaaagggacacattttggaatccattcagccgatctctgggtctggcgctccCACTTTTAGCAAAATTATCATAATCCATTGAATAGTTtggcaatgatattacgcagcgcctaaaaacagtccccttggtaactttcaatagcagaggactatctcctcctgcagccatgttacggaaGCAAAGGCCTTGaatattacgccagaatgacagtatagttcctagtagggatgtgcatcgatgcatcgtgttaccattaaaaagacctgtctaaaaattgatttcctggaatagtgtttgtaatgatacttcttctgtggcacaaatggagtttctgcacaaaAGCGCCCCCTGGCATTTGAATGTGgctgcatttcaccgtaattcattcaaattcattcattgagaaaacgcgcatttgcccgaTTAATTGTAACAACcctagttcctagccatatctgcctagaaactCGCAACCTTTAATTTTCCGtttgtcttagtacacaatgtaactacagaagagtcaagttttaaataggaaaaatatcgaaattctttggttatttttgagcgcgatgctaatggtataatcagattcaatgtattatgctaagctatgctaaaagtggtaacgccagacccggagattggctgaatggattccagaaCTGTAAAGATCAAATGATTAACtttagaggagctggaaaattagcatattttcaaaaaaagtggaatatcCCTTTAATAATTCTTTTGGGACAAATTTGAAAAGAATCATGAGCTACATATTTTCCATTGGTCCTCATTTGTAAAATGGTATAAACATGAAGTATGAGTTAAATATAATactattaccattataacaaaGTGTTATAATACttataa
Above is a window of Paramisgurnus dabryanus chromosome 13, PD_genome_1.1, whole genome shotgun sequence DNA encoding:
- the cox6b2 gene encoding cytochrome c oxidase subunit 6B2; translation: MADVIDEKIKNYRTAPFDSRFPNTNQTRNCYQNYLDFHRCSKALSSKGQETSPCEWYQRVYKSLCPMSWVEKWDSQVQDGNFPGKI